In a single window of the Micromonospora inositola genome:
- a CDS encoding FAD-dependent oxidoreductase, with protein sequence MRTAVVVGAGLGGLAVAGALARSGWRVTLLERADRVRPESTALVLWPNGVRALRALGLGAGLDAIATPLADGGVRRPDGHWLVQPRPTPAERMPVVVHREDLHDTLIAGLGDRVELRTGVAVRTVRTAPGERPAVGDGRHTVEADLVVAADGTDSEIRRQLAPESGVVSSGCAAWRAVIPWYRAPKLPADQPVCGETLGAGYRFVAASLGERGTAGGSSRGGIYWVATAAGAPRPEPAETQLALLKRWYAGWPAPIAELLDATDPADLVQQEIRELRPLPRAYGFPAGPGGVVLLGDAAHAMPPHLGQGACLAFEDAATLASLLRESRLPDAVASYDRLRRPRAATMVRQTRRMSAVLQTRGRLALRARDAALGTISPRLRNTAATAAAQWHPPA encoded by the coding sequence ATGCGTACCGCGGTGGTGGTCGGCGCCGGGCTCGGCGGGCTGGCGGTGGCCGGCGCGCTGGCCCGGTCCGGGTGGCGGGTCACCCTCCTCGAACGGGCCGACCGGGTCCGTCCGGAATCGACCGCCCTCGTGCTCTGGCCCAACGGGGTACGCGCGCTGCGCGCCCTGGGCCTCGGCGCCGGCCTGGACGCGATCGCCACGCCGCTGGCCGACGGCGGCGTCCGCCGCCCGGACGGGCACTGGCTGGTGCAGCCCCGTCCGACGCCGGCCGAGCGGATGCCGGTGGTGGTGCACCGGGAGGACCTGCACGACACGCTGATCGCGGGCCTCGGTGACCGGGTGGAGCTGCGGACCGGGGTGGCCGTCCGGACCGTTCGCACGGCCCCCGGCGAGCGTCCGGCGGTCGGCGACGGCCGGCACACCGTCGAGGCGGACCTGGTGGTCGCCGCCGACGGCACCGACAGCGAGATCCGCCGCCAGCTCGCCCCGGAGTCGGGGGTGGTCAGCTCCGGCTGCGCCGCCTGGCGGGCGGTGATCCCCTGGTACCGGGCGCCGAAGCTTCCCGCCGACCAGCCCGTGTGCGGGGAGACGCTGGGGGCCGGTTACCGCTTCGTGGCCGCCTCCCTCGGCGAGCGGGGCACCGCCGGGGGCTCCAGTCGGGGCGGCATCTACTGGGTGGCCACCGCCGCCGGCGCGCCCCGCCCCGAGCCGGCGGAGACCCAGCTCGCCCTGCTCAAGCGCTGGTACGCCGGCTGGCCCGCGCCGATCGCCGAGCTGCTCGACGCGACCGACCCGGCCGACCTGGTCCAGCAGGAGATCCGCGAGCTGCGTCCGCTGCCCCGGGCGTACGGCTTCCCGGCCGGCCCGGGCGGGGTGGTGCTGCTCGGCGACGCCGCGCACGCCATGCCGCCGCACCTCGGGCAGGGCGCCTGCCTCGCCTTCGAGGACGCGGCGACCCTCGCCTCGCTGCTGCGTGAGTCCCGGCTGCCCGACGCGGTCGCGTCGTACGACCGGCTGCGCCGGCCCCGCGCGGCGACCATGGTCCGGCAGACCCGCCGGATGTCGGCGGTGCTGCAGACCCGGGGTCGGCTGGCGCTGCGCGCCCGCGACGCCGCCCTCGGCACGATCAGCCCGCGGCTGCGCAACACCGCCGCCACCGCCGCCGCCCAGTGGCACCCCCCAGCCTGA
- a CDS encoding glutamate synthase subunit beta, protein MPDPNGFLRYNRRLPARRPVPVRITDWREVYPPAGEELIREQATRCMDCGIPFCQSDTAGCPLGNRIPDWNDLVRTGNWDAAVESLHATNNFPEFTGRLCPAPCEAACVLGIGGGEPVTIKQVEMEIADAAVARGGLRPRPVPAPTGRSVAVVGSGPAGLAAAQQLARAGHAVTVYERDDALGGLLRYGIPDFKLEKQHIDKRLAQLAAEGVRFRTGVDVGVDVTAEQLHAEHDAVLLACGALQGRDTPETPGRRLRGVHQAMAHLVAANRVVAAAAAGRHAAAGEGRPALAVLSDGTPIDAAGKHVVIIGGGDTAADCLGVAHRQGAAGVHQLDLYPEPPTSRDAARDPWPTWPWVLRSYPAHEEGGERVFAVAVQEFVDDGTGQVKGVRIAEVTVEKHDGRRIVTALPGSERELPADLVLLAIGFEGTEEQPLLAQFGVARNARGAVDARPDWQTDADGVFVAGDMHRGASLIVWAIAEGRAAAAAIHSYLGGVGTLPAPVDPAAQPLAAR, encoded by the coding sequence GTGCCTGACCCGAACGGTTTCCTGCGCTACAACCGGCGGCTGCCGGCACGCCGCCCGGTGCCGGTGCGGATCACCGACTGGCGGGAGGTGTACCCGCCGGCGGGCGAGGAGCTGATCCGCGAGCAGGCCACCCGGTGCATGGACTGCGGCATCCCGTTCTGCCAAAGCGACACTGCGGGGTGCCCTCTTGGGAATCGAATCCCGGACTGGAACGACCTGGTCCGGACCGGCAACTGGGACGCCGCGGTGGAGTCGCTGCACGCCACCAACAACTTCCCGGAGTTCACCGGCCGGCTCTGCCCGGCGCCCTGCGAGGCCGCCTGCGTGCTCGGCATCGGCGGTGGGGAACCGGTCACCATCAAGCAGGTCGAGATGGAGATCGCCGACGCGGCGGTGGCCCGCGGCGGGCTGCGGCCCCGCCCGGTGCCGGCCCCGACCGGCCGGTCGGTCGCCGTGGTGGGCTCCGGGCCCGCCGGGCTCGCCGCGGCGCAGCAGCTCGCTCGCGCCGGTCACGCGGTCACGGTGTACGAGCGGGACGACGCCCTCGGCGGCCTGCTCCGGTACGGCATCCCTGACTTCAAGCTGGAGAAGCAGCACATCGACAAGCGGCTGGCCCAGCTTGCCGCCGAGGGCGTGCGGTTCCGCACCGGGGTGGACGTCGGCGTCGACGTCACCGCCGAGCAGTTGCACGCCGAGCACGACGCGGTGCTGCTGGCCTGCGGCGCCCTGCAGGGCCGGGACACCCCGGAGACGCCGGGCCGGCGGCTGCGCGGGGTGCACCAGGCGATGGCGCACCTGGTCGCCGCCAATCGCGTGGTCGCCGCGGCGGCCGCCGGCCGGCACGCCGCGGCCGGCGAGGGACGCCCCGCCCTGGCGGTGCTCTCCGACGGCACGCCGATCGACGCGGCCGGCAAGCACGTGGTGATCATCGGCGGAGGCGACACCGCCGCCGACTGCCTCGGCGTGGCCCACCGGCAGGGCGCGGCCGGCGTCCACCAGCTCGACCTCTACCCGGAGCCGCCGACCAGCCGGGACGCCGCCCGGGACCCGTGGCCCACCTGGCCGTGGGTGCTGCGCAGCTACCCGGCGCACGAGGAGGGCGGCGAGCGGGTCTTCGCCGTCGCCGTGCAGGAGTTCGTCGACGACGGCACCGGCCAGGTCAAGGGCGTCCGGATCGCCGAGGTGACCGTGGAGAAGCACGACGGCCGGCGGATCGTCACCGCGCTGCCCGGCTCCGAGCGGGAGCTGCCGGCCGACCTGGTGCTGCTGGCGATCGGCTTCGAGGGCACCGAGGAGCAGCCGCTGCTGGCCCAGTTCGGGGTGGCCCGCAACGCCCGCGGCGCGGTCGACGCCCGGCCGGACTGGCAGACCGACGCCGACGGGGTCTTCGTCGCCGGCGACATGCACCGGGGCGCCTCGCTGATCGTCTGGGCCATCGCCGAGGGGCGGGCCGCCGCCGCCGCGATCCACTCCTACCTGGGCGGGGTCGGCACCCTGCCCGCCCCGGTGGACCCGGCCGCGCAGCCGCTCGCCGCCCGCTGA
- a CDS encoding MFS transporter, which produces MALGATFAALRHRNYRIWAGAGFVSVIGTWMQVLGVNWYVLAQTRSATSMGLAVLLQALPTLLLSVWGGSLADRLPAKPLLIAAQAVHAALAAGLAMVAVTGAGGLPAVYAISLVTGAVSAIEGPVMGRWCSTLVDRESLGNAIALGSLTNSAGRILGMSIGAVMVAAVGPALLFASNAASFVAVVVALFAVREGERHIGEPAAADAAPEDGGIRAGFRYLLRQPVVLVALALSFVLGSLGRNYQVTMAAMSDGPLRGGASGYGFLSTVFAVGTVLGALVAARRRELGYGMLVGAGLLASVLQIAAGLAPGTMSFAAVILPVAAAAVVIDTTVGARAQLDTDYAMRGRVLAALAVTGSVSAAVGAPLLGWLSEHVGPRQTLVLAGAVTAVATVAAGVALDGLRDHRLRRRVTLVLAAPAAVRRPVRRVAATAARVVRPAAAVVGAARPARVPRPAGSVPPGMRLAALRPGAGRLRSSRAIRAAHSARPARRTDPAVAPD; this is translated from the coding sequence GTGGCCCTCGGAGCCACGTTCGCCGCGCTGCGCCACCGGAACTACCGGATCTGGGCCGGCGCCGGGTTCGTGTCGGTGATCGGGACCTGGATGCAGGTGCTCGGCGTCAACTGGTACGTGCTCGCGCAGACCCGCTCGGCGACCTCGATGGGCCTGGCCGTCCTGCTCCAGGCCCTGCCGACCCTGCTGCTCAGCGTCTGGGGCGGTTCGCTGGCCGACCGGCTGCCGGCGAAGCCGCTGCTGATCGCCGCCCAGGCGGTGCACGCCGCGCTCGCCGCCGGGCTGGCCATGGTCGCCGTCACCGGCGCCGGCGGCCTCCCGGCGGTCTACGCGATCTCCCTGGTCACCGGCGCGGTCTCGGCGATCGAGGGCCCCGTGATGGGCCGCTGGTGCTCCACCCTGGTCGACCGGGAGAGCCTCGGCAACGCGATCGCGCTCGGCTCGCTGACCAACTCCGCCGGGCGCATCCTGGGCATGAGCATCGGCGCCGTCATGGTCGCCGCCGTCGGCCCGGCGCTGCTCTTCGCCAGCAACGCCGCCAGCTTCGTCGCCGTGGTCGTCGCCCTGTTCGCCGTACGTGAGGGGGAGCGGCACATCGGCGAGCCGGCGGCGGCCGACGCGGCGCCGGAGGATGGCGGCATCCGGGCCGGGTTCCGCTACCTGCTCCGGCAGCCGGTGGTGCTGGTCGCGCTGGCGCTGTCATTCGTGCTCGGCAGCCTGGGCCGCAACTACCAGGTGACCATGGCGGCGATGAGCGACGGGCCGCTGCGCGGCGGCGCGTCCGGGTACGGCTTCCTCTCCACCGTCTTCGCGGTCGGCACCGTGCTCGGCGCGCTCGTGGCGGCCCGCCGGCGGGAGCTGGGCTACGGCATGCTGGTCGGCGCGGGTCTGCTGGCCAGCGTCCTGCAGATCGCCGCCGGCCTGGCCCCCGGCACCATGAGCTTCGCCGCGGTGATCCTCCCCGTCGCCGCGGCGGCGGTGGTCATCGACACCACGGTCGGCGCTCGCGCCCAGCTCGACACCGACTACGCCATGCGCGGCCGGGTGCTGGCCGCCCTGGCGGTGACCGGCTCGGTCTCCGCCGCGGTCGGCGCACCCCTGCTCGGCTGGCTCTCCGAGCACGTCGGGCCCCGGCAGACCCTGGTGCTGGCCGGCGCGGTGACCGCGGTCGCCACCGTGGCCGCGGGCGTGGCCCTCGACGGGCTGCGCGACCACCGGCTGCGTCGCCGGGTCACCCTGGTGCTGGCCGCGCCCGCCGCCGTGCGCCGCCCGGTACGCCGGGTCGCCGCCACGGCCGCCCGGGTCGTCCGACCCGCTGCCGCGGTGGTCGGCGCCGCCCGCCCGGCCCGGGTGCCCCGCCCGGCCGGGAGCGTGCCGCCCGGCATGCGCCTGGCCGCCCTCCGGCCCGGCGCCGGCCGGCTCCGGTCCAGCCGGGCCATCCGTGCGGCCCACAGTGCGCGACCTGCGCGTCGCACCGATCCCGCCGTCGCCCCCGACTGA
- the gltB gene encoding glutamate synthase large subunit has product MAFPYPHSPQSAPPATGLYDPAQEHDACGVAFVADLQGRRSHEVVANGLGALCRLDHRGARGAEHNTGDGAGIMIQVPDAFLRSVVDFPLPPAGRYATGLVFLPDDDAGEALARRVVEKYALVEGADVLGWRDVPTNPSGLGETALAAMPRVRQLFLAAHRLTDSPAGPAGSPLTGLDLDRVAFCVRKQAERETAERGVPAYFPSLSGRTMVWKGMLTPDQLPAYYPELTDQRVESAIALVHSRFSTNTFPSWPLAHPYRFIAHNGEINTIRGNRNWMQAREALLRSPQLPGNIRRVFPVCTPGASDSANFDEVLELLHLAGRSLPHAVLMMIPEAWENDPDMRADKRAFYRFHASLMEPWDGPASVAFTDGEIVGAVLDRNGLRPGRWWRTSDGLVVLGSEAGVLDLDPARVVAKGRLQPGKMFLVDTVNHRIVSDDEIKAELAAAQPYDEWLHAGLIDLGDLPPREHIVYTHDSVRRRQQTFGYTEEELKILLAPMARAGAEPIGSMGTDTPIAPLSTRPRLLYDYFHQLFAQVTNPPLDAIREELVTSLASTIGPEGNLLDPGPASCRQIVLPYPVIDNDELAKILSIDEDGDLPGFKAVRVSGLYRVRDGGAGIKARLTEICRHVSEAIEDGVRILVLSDRDSNADLAPIPTLLLTAAVHQHLVREQTRTQVALIVESGDCREVHHAAVLIGYGAAAVNPYLAFESVEDMISTGAVVGMEPAKAVRNYVKALGKGVLKIMSKMGISTVSSYCGAQVFEAVGLDTRLVDRYFRGTPSKISGIGLNEIHAEVAARHALAWPAPGAAASDRLEVGGEYQWRREGELHLFNPETVFLLQHATRSRQYDVFRQYTAKVDELAAQAGSLRGLFTLRTGVRPPVPLDEVQPASEIVKRFATGAMSYGSISAEAHETLAIAMNRLGGKSNTGEGGEDVERLHDPARRSAVKQIASGRFGVTSEYLVNADDLQIKMAQGAKPGEGGQLPGNKVWPWIARTRHATPGVGLISPPPHHDIYSIEDLAQLVHDLKCVNPAARVHVKLVSEVGVGTVAAGVAKLKADVILISGHDGGTGASPLNSLKHAGTPWELGLAEAQQTLLLNKLRDRVTVQVDGQLKTGRDVLIAALLGAEEFGFATAPLIVEGCVMMRVCHLDTCPVGIATQNPVLRERFTGRPEFVENFFLFLAEEVRGYLAELGFRSIEEAIGQTELLDVTPAIDHWKGHGLDLAPVLQLPELPADAARRGIRAQDHGLELALDNELIALAEPALRDGTPVRVEVAVRNEHRSVGAMLGGEVTRRFGGAGLPEDTIEFLLHGTAGQSFGAFLPRGVTLRLHGDANDYVGKGLSGGRLIVRPDPAAPFVDGEAGPGERAEDQIIAGNTILYGATGGEVFLRGRVGERFAVRNSGAVAVVEGVGDHGCEYMTGGTVVVLGETGRNFAAGMSGGTAFVWRLDRARVNAELVDLAPLRPEERDRLHELVQRHFAETDSAVAGELLKRWPEAVEEFTAVVPRDYRRVLEIMRAAEAAGRDVDDAVMSALAAHAAPTPQSAPSASSMPVPPAPRAVAQEVARA; this is encoded by the coding sequence GTGGCCTTTCCGTACCCTCACAGCCCGCAGTCGGCCCCACCCGCGACGGGCCTCTACGACCCCGCGCAGGAGCACGACGCGTGCGGCGTGGCCTTCGTGGCCGACCTGCAGGGACGCCGGTCGCACGAGGTCGTCGCCAACGGTCTCGGCGCGCTCTGCCGGCTGGACCACCGGGGCGCCCGGGGCGCGGAGCACAACACCGGTGACGGCGCCGGCATCATGATCCAGGTGCCGGACGCGTTCCTGCGCTCGGTGGTCGACTTCCCGCTGCCGCCCGCCGGCCGGTACGCGACCGGCCTGGTCTTCCTCCCCGACGACGACGCCGGCGAGGCCCTCGCGCGTCGGGTGGTGGAGAAGTACGCCCTGGTCGAGGGGGCCGACGTGCTCGGCTGGCGGGACGTGCCCACCAACCCGAGCGGCCTGGGCGAGACGGCGCTCGCGGCGATGCCCCGGGTCCGGCAGCTCTTTCTCGCCGCGCACCGGCTGACCGACTCGCCGGCCGGTCCGGCCGGCTCCCCGCTGACCGGACTGGACCTGGACCGGGTGGCGTTCTGCGTGCGCAAGCAGGCCGAGCGGGAGACCGCCGAGCGGGGCGTGCCGGCGTACTTCCCGTCGCTGTCCGGGCGGACCATGGTCTGGAAGGGCATGCTCACTCCGGACCAGCTCCCCGCCTACTACCCGGAGCTGACCGACCAGCGGGTCGAGAGCGCGATCGCCCTGGTGCACTCGCGTTTCTCCACCAACACCTTCCCGTCCTGGCCGCTGGCCCACCCGTACCGGTTCATCGCGCACAACGGCGAGATCAACACCATCCGCGGCAACCGGAACTGGATGCAGGCCCGCGAGGCGCTGCTGCGCAGCCCGCAGCTTCCCGGCAACATCCGCCGGGTCTTCCCGGTCTGCACCCCGGGCGCCTCCGACTCCGCCAACTTCGACGAGGTCCTGGAGCTGCTGCACCTGGCCGGGCGGAGCCTGCCGCACGCGGTGCTGATGATGATCCCCGAGGCCTGGGAGAACGACCCGGACATGCGCGCCGACAAGCGCGCCTTCTACCGGTTCCACGCCAGCCTGATGGAGCCCTGGGACGGGCCGGCCTCGGTGGCCTTCACGGACGGCGAGATCGTCGGCGCGGTGCTGGACCGCAACGGGCTGCGCCCCGGCCGCTGGTGGCGCACCTCCGACGGGCTGGTGGTGCTGGGCAGCGAGGCGGGCGTGCTCGACCTCGACCCGGCCCGGGTGGTCGCCAAGGGGCGGCTCCAGCCCGGGAAGATGTTCCTGGTCGACACGGTCAACCACCGGATCGTCTCCGACGACGAGATCAAGGCCGAGCTGGCCGCCGCCCAGCCGTACGACGAGTGGCTGCACGCCGGCCTGATCGACCTGGGCGACCTGCCGCCGCGCGAGCACATCGTCTACACCCACGACTCGGTGCGCCGCCGCCAGCAGACCTTCGGCTACACCGAGGAGGAGCTGAAGATCCTGCTCGCGCCGATGGCGCGGGCCGGTGCGGAGCCGATCGGCTCGATGGGCACGGACACCCCGATCGCCCCGCTGTCGACCCGGCCGCGGCTGCTCTACGACTACTTCCACCAGCTCTTCGCCCAGGTCACCAACCCGCCGCTGGACGCCATCCGGGAGGAACTGGTGACCAGTCTGGCGTCGACCATCGGGCCGGAGGGCAACCTGCTGGACCCGGGTCCGGCGAGCTGCCGGCAGATCGTGCTGCCGTACCCGGTGATCGACAACGACGAGCTGGCCAAGATCCTCTCGATCGACGAGGACGGCGACCTGCCCGGCTTCAAGGCGGTCCGGGTCTCCGGGCTCTACCGGGTCCGCGACGGCGGCGCCGGGATCAAGGCCCGGCTGACCGAGATCTGCCGGCACGTCTCCGAGGCGATCGAGGACGGGGTGCGGATCCTGGTCCTGTCGGACCGGGACTCCAACGCCGACCTGGCGCCGATCCCGACGCTGCTGCTCACCGCGGCGGTGCACCAGCACCTGGTCCGCGAGCAGACGCGTACCCAGGTGGCGCTGATCGTGGAGTCCGGCGACTGCCGGGAGGTGCACCACGCGGCGGTGCTGATCGGGTACGGCGCGGCGGCGGTCAACCCGTACTTGGCCTTCGAGTCGGTCGAAGACATGATCTCCACCGGCGCGGTGGTCGGAATGGAGCCGGCCAAGGCCGTACGGAACTACGTCAAGGCGCTCGGCAAGGGCGTCCTGAAGATCATGTCGAAGATGGGCATCTCGACGGTCTCGTCGTACTGCGGCGCGCAGGTCTTCGAGGCGGTCGGCCTGGACACCCGCCTGGTCGACCGCTACTTCCGGGGCACCCCCAGCAAGATCAGTGGCATCGGGCTGAACGAGATCCACGCCGAGGTCGCCGCCCGGCACGCCCTGGCCTGGCCCGCCCCCGGCGCGGCGGCCTCCGACCGGCTGGAGGTCGGCGGCGAGTACCAGTGGCGCCGCGAGGGCGAGCTGCACCTGTTCAACCCGGAGACGGTCTTCCTGCTCCAGCACGCCACCCGCAGCCGCCAATACGACGTCTTCCGGCAATACACCGCCAAGGTCGACGAGCTGGCCGCGCAGGCCGGCTCGCTGCGCGGGCTGTTCACCCTGCGTACCGGGGTGCGCCCGCCGGTGCCGCTGGACGAGGTGCAGCCGGCCAGCGAGATCGTCAAGCGGTTCGCCACCGGCGCCATGTCGTACGGGTCGATCTCGGCCGAGGCGCACGAGACCCTGGCCATCGCGATGAACCGCCTCGGCGGCAAGTCCAACACCGGCGAGGGCGGCGAGGACGTCGAGCGGCTGCACGACCCGGCCCGCCGTTCCGCGGTCAAGCAGATCGCCAGTGGCCGGTTCGGGGTCACCAGCGAATACCTGGTCAACGCCGACGACCTCCAGATCAAGATGGCCCAGGGCGCGAAGCCCGGCGAGGGCGGCCAGCTCCCGGGCAACAAGGTCTGGCCGTGGATCGCCCGGACCCGGCACGCCACCCCGGGCGTCGGCCTGATCTCCCCGCCGCCGCACCACGACATCTATTCCATCGAGGACCTCGCCCAGCTCGTGCACGACCTGAAATGCGTGAACCCGGCCGCCCGGGTGCACGTGAAGCTGGTCAGCGAGGTCGGCGTGGGCACCGTCGCGGCGGGTGTGGCCAAGCTCAAGGCCGACGTCATCCTGATCTCGGGCCACGACGGCGGCACCGGGGCGTCGCCGCTCAACTCGCTCAAGCACGCCGGCACCCCGTGGGAGCTGGGCCTGGCCGAGGCGCAGCAGACGCTGCTGCTCAACAAGCTGCGCGACCGGGTCACCGTGCAGGTCGACGGCCAGCTCAAGACCGGCCGGGACGTGCTCATCGCGGCGCTGCTGGGCGCGGAGGAGTTCGGCTTCGCCACCGCCCCGCTGATCGTCGAGGGCTGCGTGATGATGCGGGTCTGCCACCTGGACACCTGCCCCGTCGGCATCGCCACCCAGAACCCCGTGCTGCGCGAGCGGTTCACCGGCCGGCCGGAGTTCGTGGAGAACTTCTTCCTCTTTCTCGCCGAGGAGGTCCGCGGCTACCTCGCCGAGCTGGGCTTCCGGTCGATCGAGGAGGCGATCGGTCAGACCGAACTGCTCGACGTCACCCCGGCGATCGACCACTGGAAAGGGCACGGGCTGGACCTCGCGCCCGTACTCCAGCTGCCGGAGCTGCCGGCGGACGCCGCGCGGCGCGGCATCCGGGCCCAGGACCACGGCCTGGAGCTGGCCCTGGACAACGAGCTGATCGCGCTCGCCGAGCCGGCGTTGCGCGACGGCACGCCGGTCCGGGTCGAGGTGGCCGTCCGCAACGAGCACCGCAGCGTCGGCGCGATGCTCGGCGGCGAGGTGACCCGCCGCTTCGGCGGCGCCGGCCTGCCGGAGGACACGATCGAGTTCCTGCTGCACGGCACTGCCGGGCAGTCGTTCGGCGCGTTCCTGCCGCGCGGGGTGACCCTGCGGCTGCACGGCGACGCCAACGACTACGTCGGCAAGGGCCTCTCCGGCGGCCGGCTCATCGTCCGCCCGGACCCCGCGGCGCCGTTCGTCGACGGCGAGGCCGGGCCGGGGGAGCGGGCCGAGGACCAGATCATCGCCGGCAACACCATCCTGTACGGCGCGACCGGCGGCGAGGTCTTCCTGCGCGGCCGGGTCGGCGAGCGCTTCGCGGTGCGCAACTCCGGCGCGGTGGCCGTCGTCGAGGGCGTCGGCGACCACGGCTGCGAGTACATGACCGGCGGCACGGTGGTGGTGCTCGGCGAGACCGGGCGCAACTTCGCCGCGGGCATGTCCGGCGGCACCGCGTTCGTCTGGCGGCTCGACCGGGCGCGGGTCAACGCCGAGCTGGTCGACCTGGCGCCGCTGCGTCCCGAGGAGCGGGACCGGCTGCACGAGCTGGTGCAGCGACACTTCGCCGAGACCGACTCGGCGGTCGCCGGGGAGCTGTTGAAGCGCTGGCCGGAGGCGGTGGAGGAGTTCACCGCCGTGGTGCCCCGGGACTACCGCCGGGTGCTGGAGATCATGCGGGCCGCCGAAGCCGCCGGCCGTGACGTCGACGACGCGGTGATGAGCGCATTGGCGGCGCACGCCGCCCCGACACCGCAGTCGGCGCCTTCCGCTTCGTCCATGCCGGTGCCGCCCGCCCCGCGGGCGGTCGCCCAGGAGGTGGCTCGTGCCTGA
- a CDS encoding GNAT family N-acetyltransferase — protein sequence MDVVRAELFDRLERFYDAVPRDGARTEEYGALVLFVRDGAGWPFYARPRLDATEPPSLADVTAVRARQRGLGLPEAFEWVHEVTPDLLAVARSAGLTVLEAPLMVLDPADPPDPATLGDVSVRVLDPASPGFAADVAIRRAVAAVGFSNGGTARGEAGPAERDAAVASLDVAALDEEAVRVADGRRISVLAEAAEQGALASGMAMRVGDVAEIAGVATLPVARRRGLGAAVTAALARELRAAGTDLIFLSAGSEEIARVYLKVGFRRVGTACIAEPAALIG from the coding sequence GTGGATGTCGTACGCGCTGAGCTGTTCGACCGGTTGGAGCGTTTCTACGACGCGGTGCCCCGCGACGGCGCCCGCACCGAAGAGTACGGCGCGCTGGTGCTCTTCGTCCGGGACGGCGCCGGCTGGCCGTTCTACGCCCGCCCCCGGCTCGACGCCACGGAGCCGCCGTCGCTGGCCGACGTCACCGCCGTCCGGGCCCGCCAGCGGGGGCTCGGACTGCCCGAGGCGTTCGAATGGGTGCACGAGGTAACCCCCGACCTGCTCGCCGTCGCCCGCTCGGCGGGGCTGACCGTGCTGGAGGCGCCGCTGATGGTGCTCGACCCGGCCGACCCGCCGGACCCGGCGACGCTCGGCGACGTATCGGTGCGGGTCCTCGACCCGGCCTCCCCCGGGTTCGCCGCGGATGTGGCGATCCGGCGGGCCGTCGCGGCGGTCGGCTTCTCCAACGGCGGCACCGCGCGGGGGGAGGCCGGACCGGCGGAACGGGACGCGGCGGTGGCCAGCCTGGACGTGGCCGCGCTCGACGAGGAGGCCGTCCGGGTCGCGGACGGCCGGCGGATCTCGGTGCTCGCGGAGGCCGCCGAGCAGGGGGCGCTGGCCAGCGGGATGGCGATGCGGGTCGGCGACGTCGCGGAGATCGCCGGGGTGGCCACCCTGCCGGTCGCCCGCCGCCGCGGCCTCGGCGCCGCGGTCACCGCCGCCCTGGCCCGTGAGCTGCGCGCTGCCGGCACCGACCTGATCTTCCTCTCCGCGGGCAGCGAGGAGATCGCACGGGTCTACCTGAAGGTCGGCTTCCGCCGGGTCGGCACCGCCTGCATCGCCGAACCGGCGGCCCTCATCGGCTGA